From the Mauremys mutica isolate MM-2020 ecotype Southern unplaced genomic scaffold, ASM2049712v1 000503F_np12_obj, whole genome shotgun sequence genome, one window contains:
- the LOC123357304 gene encoding red-sensitive opsin, translating into MTQAWDGAVFAARRRNDDDDTTRDSIFVYTNSNNTRGPFEGPNYHIAPRWVYNLVSLWMVFVVFASVFTNGLVLVATWKFKKLRHPLNWILVNLAIADLGETVIASTISVINQIFGYFILGHPLCVLEGYTVSVCGITALWSLAIISWERWFVVCKPFGNIKFDGKLAMGGIIFSWVWSAAWTAPPIFGWSRYWPHGLKTSCGPDVFSGSSDPGVQSYMIVLMITCCFIPLSVIILCYLQVWMAIRTVAAQQKESESTQKAEKEVSRMVVVMIIAYIFCWGPYTFFACFAAANPGYAFHPLAAALPAYFAKSATIYNPIIYVFMNRQFRNCIMQLFGKKVDDGSELSSTSRTEVSSVSNSSVSPA; encoded by the exons ATGACACAGGCCTGGGACGGGGCCGTTTTTGCCGCCCGGCGGCGCAACGATGACGACGATACAACCCGGGACAGCATCTTCGTCTACACCAACAGCAACAACACGCGGG gcCCCTTCGAAGGCCCCAATTACCACATCGCGCCGCGCTGGGTCTACAACCTGGTGTCGCTCTGGATGGTCTTCGTGGTCTTCGCCTCCGTCTTCACCAACGGGCTGGTGCTGGTGGCCACCTGGAAGTTCAAGAAGCTGCGGCACCCGCTGAACTGGATCCTGGTGAACCTGGCGATCGCCGACCTGGGCGAGACCGTCATCGCCAGCACCATCAGCGTCATCAACCAGATCTTCGGCTACTTCATCCTGGGCCACCCGCTCTGCGTGCTCGAGGGCTACACCGTGTCCGTCTGCG GTATCACGGCCCTGTGGTCGCTGGCTATCATCTCCTGGGAGCGCTGGTTCGTGGTCTGCAAACCCTTTGGCAACATCAAGTTTGACGGGAAGCTGGCCATGGGCGGCATCATCTTCTCCTGGGTCTGGTCCGCCGCCTGGACTGCACCCCCCATCTTCGGCTGGAGCAG gTACTGGCCCCATGGCTTGAAGACCTCCTGTGGCCCAGATGTGTTCAGTGGCAGCTCAGACCCCGGGGTCCAGTCCTACATGATTGTACTGATGATCACCTGCTGCTTCATCCCACTCAGTGTCATCATCCTCTGCTACCTGCAAGTGTGGATGGCCATCCGCACG GTGGCAGCCCAGCAGAAGGAATCAGAGTCCACCCAAAAGGCGGAGAAGGAAGTGTCACGCATGGTAGTGGTCATGATCATTGCCTACATCTTCTGCTGGGGCCCCTACACCTTCTTCGCCTGCTTCGCTGCCGCCAACCCCGGCTACGCCTTCCACCCGCTGGCcgctgctctgcctgcctactTCGCCAAGAGCGCCACCATCTACAACCCCATTATCTACGTCTTCATGAACAGGCAG TTCCGTAACTGCATAATGCAGCTGTTTGGGAAGAAGGTGGATGACGGCTCGGAGCTCTCCTCCACCTCCCGCACTGAGGTCTCCTCTGTCTCCAACTCCTCTGTGTCGCCGGCATAG